Genomic segment of Mesotoga sp. BH458_6_3_2_1:
TCGTCGTCCCTTCCCAGACTTAGGGGGAAGCAGGGATCGGAGATAGCTTTCTCGATCTCTTTTAGTTTGGTCTCGGGGCCCACAATTAAAAGTATAATATTGGGTCGATAGAGGACCTCTCTTATTACGACAGCCTTACCAATGGATCTTCCACCGTCTTTTACCTTCTTTATCGCCCATGCGTCTTTCGCCATTCCTTCATTCTCCTGTATGTGTACGCCGAAAGAAAGGTCCCGGCAATAGTTCTGTGCTTCGAAGTATTCTCTGCCGGTAGCTGCGCCGATTATTCCAGTGATCGTGGTGGGCGGAGGAAAGGGCAGGCTCTCCTGATAATTCATGGATGCGGGGCTTCGAAAGGAAGCTGTGTATCCTTTTATTGAGATTTGGAGCACTAACATCTTTTCACCTCCATTGGAAAAGGCCCCTCGCATGAGGGGCCAGTGTTATATTGTTGAAAGAATCTCTTTCACTCTGGAGAAGGCATCTGTCATGGGAAGAACTTCAACTGTCTCAGGAACTCCACCATCCAGCGCAGATGCGTCAAGTACTTTCGTGGTTCCAATGATTACGCGATCGATTATGCTTGAATAATTGGTAATGCTATCGATCAGCGTTTCGGCCATGATCTTTCCCTTTGTATCACAGCTTACGGATTCGAGGAGGAAGGGAAGCTTTACTGTTTGAAAGGCGAAGGTGATGAATTTCGGAGAGATGTCTGATAGTATGTTGGTCTGCTTTCCGCCTGTCCAGAGAGTCATCATGGAATCGAGGAAGAGGTTGAGTCTTCTCAAGCGCTCTTCTTTCTGTATCTCGAGTGTGGTCTCTTTGATTTCAGAAGGATCGAATTTGCCGACCCTGTCAAGTTCTATGAGTCCACCGCCTCTGAGATACGCGGAGTAGACTTCGGTTTCAACCATGTTTCCGCCCTTGTCGCTGGCTTTTCTTGTCTTTGTAAGTAGATCTCTGTCGCCTCTGTAAGGGAAGAGAGATACGAGCGGGGCGATTCTTACGGGAGACGTTCTCTTTCTGTTGTCACCGGTTACCGCGATCATGTAGCCGAAGAGGTCGTCGTCGATGTAGTTCAGCGGATCTCCGAGTGTAGTTTCGACTTCTCCATCTACGGGAGTGGAGAGGGCCTCGCCGATTTCTGCAAATCTCTCTCTCAGGCCGTGGCGCTGACATTGTCCGGAAACGTAGTTGAATGCGGATCCGTCTGGAGCGACGATCTTTTTTGCGGTCTGAATGTTGCCTTCTGTGAATCCTGCGTTGGGGTTACCCATAGTGACTTTGGATATTGAACCCCAGGAGAGACACTTAATCTGCAATCTTTTCACCTCCATTCTGTGAGGATGCATAATGTCTCGAAAGGTATTTGTTTACGGCGAAGATTACAAGGAGAGCCTTGGGCTTCTTCCAGGTTTCCTCGTTGAGAATCCTTATGAACTCTTCGGGGATTCTGATCTTCCAATCCTCTTTTGCGTACTTGAATTCAAGATCGGCAAGGGTGAGCAAGAGATCTTCCAGAGAGCGGCTGTTGCGTAAAGAGTATAGATCGCCGAAGCTCTGGGCTTCAAAGACCGCGTTGCCAATCACTTCTCCGGCCTTTTTTGAGAGATCGATTGTCATTTGATCCAAGCCATTCACTCCTTTCATGGTATTTGATGCAACTATCACCTCGTATATAGAACGGACAGGGTAATCGAAATCAAAGATGATCATCTGAAGCCTTTCTTCGAGTGGCTTGAAAGAGAGGATCATTCTGGATATCTCTTCACGTCTCGAAACGTCGGCAGAGGGGCTTCCGGGGATTACCAGACTGTCCATGAATTTCGAGAAGTCGCCACCCAGGGTCTCCACGTTTTCGAAAAAGGTTGTCAGCTCCTCAACTCTCTCGAATGAGTCGAAGTTGAGAAATGAGTTGTTTCTTCCAGTGTTCGAGACCTGCATAACTTTGAACGAAGAGCGGGGAATGAATCTGGTCTTCTCGAACAGGGTGTGAAGAGAAAGGAGAAGAGTCTCATAGGGTTCCTGAGGATAGAATCTCGATTTGACCTTCAGGTTTCTCCATGAACCGGGTTCGTAGAGATCCTTCATCCAGAGAAATGTATTGTAGGTCGATTCAAGAGTATCGCTCTCCGGGAAGAGGTAAGTGATCACGTAGTCCTGCCCGTCCTTATAGGATGTGTAGAACAAGGCGAGACCGGCCATCATTCCAAGGAACTGGCAGTCAAGGCAGACTTCGCCGCTTCCTGAGCCGAAGCTGAAGAAGCTCTGAAAGTTCTCGGCTTTTACCGAGAGAGGATCTCCCAGCATCGACAGTTTTTCGAGAGTTGAGACTCTAGAACCGCAAAGACTGCATACTTTGCTTCCAATCTTGTTTTCCTCGAGGATCTTTGAGACTTTGTCCAGAACTGTGTACTGCTTTAGAAAAGGTCTGAGGTTTGGCGCCCAGGGCTTGCCGTTCTTGTTGAGCATATCTTTGAGAGCATTCTCGAAGATTATCTTTTTGGGCGTCTGTGTCTCGAAAAGGTTTCCCGTGATAGTACAGTCTGCAGTATATCTCTTTATCGCGACCGCTCCGGCCATTTGCCAGAAACTTCTTATATGAACTCTCATGTGACACCTCTTTCGGTTAAGAATTGTCCTCACAGTTTTCGCAGACGTTTCTTCCTTCCTGAATTGTGCAACCGCAGCAGTCGCAGAAGACTCCTTTGCACCAGCAGGTCGCGCAGGCGCTGCCTTCTAAACCAAATCCCTCATCTTCATCTAGGCAATCATCCTCGTAGAAATCTCTTTCGTCTTCCAAGATGGCTCACCTCCTTCAAGCTTTGTAATCACACTTTTTTGGAGTATCAGTTCTCGAGTACATATTCCCCGTCAATCTTATGGAGTCTTGGTGGTTCAAAGGCGATGTTGACCTTACTTAGTAATTCAGATATCTTGTCCAGAGCAGACTGTAATTCCTCTACGCCGTTGTCTTCCTCGCAGAAATGGGAGAAGGTAACGAACACGGAAAAGTCGTCCTGCCGTCGGCTGATTTGAATCTGTCCTTCGGGAAGTATCTCTCCATTTTTGAGAGAGTCGAGCAGTTTTTCTTTGAAGTAATCGACGACAATCCAGGGAGCTTTTGCATAGTATTTGTAGACAAGCTCGATGAAATCACCTCCTTCCATTGCAAGTCTTGGCAAGCAGTCCAAGATACATACTCACACTTTTTAGGTGAGATAGAATGAGAGGTTTCGGGGCCTTTTGGTGGAATTTCCTTTGGTGAAGAATCATCTCTTCAACCTAGAAGGCATTATTAAGGGAAAACGTTGTTACGTGTGATTCCTATTCCGTAAGCGGCACGATCTTCTGGGAAGGCGGCTCAGTATTCCTCTAATGACAAATAGAATCAGGTGAGAGAGAGTCTTTGGGTGATTTAAGTATGGAACGGGGATCCAGGTGCCGTTAGCTTGGGTGGCGCAGATTACTTGCTCAGTTCTTCCTTGGTCTTCTTGTACTGTACAGCTATATGACATGCAGCATCGAATACTTCCAGTCCTACTTTGACAATGAGTATGATTGCCTGCGCGATGTTTGTTGGATTTCGAGGTGCTCCCAGTTCATTTGGTTTCACTGCTTCACCTCCCTTTATCTCATTACCTCAATTAGGATCGTACTTTCATGATTTATAATCACACTTTTTGAATTATTGCCGCAAAGACAGCTCAGAAGAGATTGAGCTGATTATCATTGCCGGGTTCTCTTGAGATCAGCGCGTTAAAAAGAATCGAATAGGTCTTGATTCCTATTCCTCTAATGTCTAGGATCTCTCTGAAACGAGTGACGTCTTCGCGTTTGTCCAGAAGTCTTTTTATGATCGAAGGCCTGAGAGTAAGGCATTTCAGTTCATATTCAGACATCGCCCTTAGCTGTTTTATCATCGATTCCTCGGTTTTCGAAGTGGTTTTATCCAGACAGAGAAGTATTTCTGCCTTTGAGCTTTCAAATACCTCTCTTGTTATGTTCTCCGATGTTTGAGGATCTATACCCCCCTTTCCTGCCCCGGCCAGAGGAAGGGCAACTCTTTCAAAATTGCTTTCTGTTATGATCTCTTCTGCACGCTTAAGAGAGGAACGTATCCAGGAGATTTTTGATGGCATCTTCCAGTCTTCTTTGACAAACAGGCTGATTATCCTTGGAAAAATATCTCCTCGGAATATCCAGGCCGAACCGGGAGAGGGACTTTCGTGGGAGCATTTCTCTCTGTAATTATCAAAATAGCTAGGAAATCTAAGTTTGAACTCAAGCGCCAATCCGGCACCCATAACTCCCTTTGTATTGACTGTGTTTGCGATGACGGGCACTTTCTCTTCTTCAAATGCGGCAAATACACTTTTCTTATAAACAGTTATCATGATCTCAGCCCTCGAAGTAATAGTTGTATCCGCTATCGCGGAGTTGTCTGATGGAGACTCCGTTAATCTTTTCCGTAGTTCCGTCTAGAATTATACATTCGATCCATTCCGGTTCGATCATGT
This window contains:
- the cas5 gene encoding CRISPR-associated protein Cas5 → MLVLQISIKGYTASFRSPASMNYQESLPFPPPTTITGIIGAATGREYFEAQNYCRDLSFGVHIQENEGMAKDAWAIKKVKDGGRSIGKAVVIREVLYRPNIILLIVGPETKLKEIEKAISDPCFPLSLGRDDEFITFIQSELETAERVEKSVIHNTVVKGDLQGKINITALSEGSIPHFKTYWLNSEFDRDKRNPKVRRPRNRSPYTYISEPVEYSGEAVAVSDTVFPLWR
- the cas7i gene encoding type I-B CRISPR-associated protein Cas7/Cst2/DevR, translated to MKRLQIKCLSWGSISKVTMGNPNAGFTEGNIQTAKKIVAPDGSAFNYVSGQCQRHGLRERFAEIGEALSTPVDGEVETTLGDPLNYIDDDLFGYMIAVTGDNRKRTSPVRIAPLVSLFPYRGDRDLLTKTRKASDKGGNMVETEVYSAYLRGGGLIELDRVGKFDPSEIKETTLEIQKEERLRRLNLFLDSMMTLWTGGKQTNILSDISPKFITFAFQTVKLPFLLESVSCDTKGKIMAETLIDSITNYSSIIDRVIIGTTKVLDASALDGGVPETVEVLPMTDAFSRVKEILSTI
- a CDS encoding macro domain-containing protein — its product is MITVYKKSVFAAFEEEKVPVIANTVNTKGVMGAGLALEFKLRFPSYFDNYREKCSHESPSPGSAWIFRGDIFPRIISLFVKEDWKMPSKISWIRSSLKRAEEIITESNFERVALPLAGAGKGGIDPQTSENITREVFESSKAEILLCLDKTTSKTEESMIKQLRAMSEYELKCLTLRPSIIKRLLDKREDVTRFREILDIRGIGIKTYSILFNALISREPGNDNQLNLF